GACCGCCTGGTTGGGGAGGCTATAGTATCGCTTTTCCCTCACGGGGCTGAATGCATTGACGTGGGGAAAGAACCTGAAAATCACCCCTTTCCTCAAGAAGCCATTCAAGAACTCCTCAAGAAAAAAGCGCAAGAGGGGAAACGGGTAGTACGGCTCAAAGGAGGGGATCCGTTCATTTTTGGTCGGGGTGGAGAAGAAGTCCTCTCCTTAATTCGAGAGGGCATCGAGGTGGAAGTGGTTCCTGGGTTGAGTTCAGCTCTTGCCGTACCGGCTCTAGCCGGTATTCCTCTTACTCACCGGGGGGTGAGTACTTCTTTCATGGTGGTTTCAGGACATGACCCGGAGAATCTTGAATGGGAAGCTATGGCGCGTTTTTCGGGAACTATCGTAGTCCTCATGGGGGCGAAGAATCTGAGAACACTCACCGAGGGGTTCCAAAAATGGGGAAAACCAACTTCACTTCCTGCTTCGCTCATTATGGAAGGAGCGACAACGAGACAGCGAGTTTTGGTGGGAACTCTTGGTGATATTGCTGAGAAAGCAGAAAGAGCTGGTTTTCGAAATCCTCTGGTTCTCGTTGTGGGGGAAGTGGTTTCCTTGCGGGAATATCTCTCTTTTTGGGAAAAGCGACCTCTTTTTGGAAAGCGGATTTTGGTCACCGGAACAACCATGGATTCCTTTGCTTTTCCCTCCCTCTCTACGCTGGGAGCAGAGGTGTTCCGCTACCCTACGGTGCGTATCGAGTTTGATCACCAAAGCCTTGAGGAACTCTATCAGAAGGTTCCATCGTGTCATCTGCTTTTTTTTAGTAGCAAAAATGCTGTGATGGCCTTTCGAAGTTTTATGCAGTCTTACCGTTTTGATATGCGAAATCTTGTTGGCATTTCTCTGGCAGCCGTGGGGAGAAAAACCGCTCAAGAGCTCGAATCCATGAGTCTTTATCCCGATTATCTCCCTTCTTCTTTTACGGCTTCTGCCCTTTCTGAGGTGCTACCAGAGGGTAGGGGGAAATTAGCCCTCATCCTGACTTCTCAGATTGGCGGTGAAGAAGGGAGTAAGGTGCTTGCCGAGAAAGGGTATAGAACGGAAAAAATCGCTCTCTATCGGAGTCTTCCGAACTGGGAGGTAAAAGACCGAATAAGAGTGGTTCTCCGGAGTGGAGTCGATGCAGTGGTTTTTTCCAGTCCTTCCTCCTTTCAGTACTTGGAA
This window of the Atribacterota bacterium genome carries:
- the cobA gene encoding uroporphyrinogen-III C-methyltransferase — encoded protein: MKAKVYIVGAGPGDPTLITRKAWEVLQNAEVIVYDRLVGEAIVSLFPHGAECIDVGKEPENHPFPQEAIQELLKKKAQEGKRVVRLKGGDPFIFGRGGEEVLSLIREGIEVEVVPGLSSALAVPALAGIPLTHRGVSTSFMVVSGHDPENLEWEAMARFSGTIVVLMGAKNLRTLTEGFQKWGKPTSLPASLIMEGATTRQRVLVGTLGDIAEKAERAGFRNPLVLVVGEVVSLREYLSFWEKRPLFGKRILVTGTTMDSFAFPSLSTLGAEVFRYPTVRIEFDHQSLEELYQKVPSCHLLFFSSKNAVMAFRSFMQSYRFDMRNLVGISLAAVGRKTAQELESMSLYPDYLPSSFTASALSEVLPEGRGKLALILTSQIGGEEGSKVLAEKGYRTEKIALYRSLPNWEVKDRIRVVLRSGVDAVVFSSPSSFQYLEEMLEESRALLNGVYLVAIGPTTARFIHRRGFHVVDLPEEYTLEGVEKALLARWR